Proteins from a genomic interval of Phocoena phocoena chromosome 20, mPhoPho1.1, whole genome shotgun sequence:
- the N4BP1 gene encoding NEDD4-binding protein 1, producing the protein MAARAVLDEFTAPAEKAALLERSRGRIEGLFGVSLAVLGALGAEEPLPARIWLQLRGAQEAVHSAKEYIKGICEPELEERECYPKAMHCIFVGAQSLFLKSLIQDTCADLCILDIGLLGIRGSAEAVVMARSHIQQFVKLFENNENLPNSQKESEVKREFKQFVEARADSYTMDLLILPTSLKKELLALTQGEENLFETGDDDVIEIRDSKQTEFTQNAATGLNISRDEIVLQEEARNKAGTPVSELTKQMDTVFSSSQDVLFVPINGVTPDEEALSKDRVCHKRRFSDSEERHTKKQFSLENVQEGELLHDGKTLAGSVIIDLSDSSTDTENLSPDVKDTTEEMEYNILVNFFKTMGYSQEIVEKVIREYGPSTEPLLLLEEIEKENKRFQEDREFPPGTVYPETKRTKNKGVCSSINELTADSTPKKTQTHTQQNMVENFSQLPFKVESKPCTSNCKINTLRTVPIEQKQEIWSSNQNYICNIDLETDGLLPSLAPSSPKEIVNFVSRGASSHQPRIPVSPENGVQQQAEPLLPNNMKSACENRSRCCTSPQSKPNCPPLSPPMPLPQLLPSVTDARLAGPSEHIDSSVTGVQRFRDTLKVPYKLELKNEPGRTDLKHIVIDGSNVAITHGLKKFFSCRGIAIAVEYFWKLGNRNITVFVPQWRTRRDPNVTEQHFLTQLQELGILSLTPARMVFGERIASHDDRFLLHLADKTGGIIVTNDNFREFVTESASWREIITKRLLQYTFVGDIFMVPDDPLGRSGPRLEEFLRKEVFLRDMQPLLNALPNVGMFDPNFRVPGTQAASTSHQPPARIQGTPPSHWLPQQPRFPLLPNLPNIQQNLPMPAQRSSAETNELREALLKIFPDSEQRLKIDQILAAHPYMKDLNALSAMVLD; encoded by the exons GAATATATTAAAGGAATCTGTGAACCGGAACTAGAAGAAAGAGAATGTTACCCCAAGGCCATGCACTGCATTTTTGTTGGGGCACAGAGCCTGTTTCTGAAGAGCTTGATTCAGGACACCTGTGCCGATCTCTGCATTCTCGACATCGGTCTTCTTGGCATCAGAGGAAGTGCCGAAGCTGTGGTCATGGCTAGGAGTCACATTCAGCAGTTTGTAAAGCTCTTCGAGAATAATGAGAACCTACCCAACAGCCAAAAAGAATCAGAGGTAAAAAGGGAATTTAAACAATTTGTTGAAGCTCGTGCAGACAGTTACACAATGGACTTGTTGATTTTACCCACTTCCTTGAAAAAAGAACTTTTGGCACTCACCCAAGGTGAGGAGAATCTATTTGAAACAGGAGATGATGATGTAATTGAAATTAGAGATTCTAAACAAACAGAGTTTACACAGAATGCTGCCACAGGGCTGAATATTTCCAGAGATGAAATTGTTTTgcaggaagaggcaagaaataaAGCTGGGACTCCTGTTTCTGAGCTTACAAAACAAATGGACACAGTCTTTTCTAGTTCACAAGATGTACTTTTTGTTCCAATAAATGGTGTAACGCCAGATGAAGAGGCGCTTTCCAAAGACAGAGTTTGTCACAAAAGGAGGTTTTCTGATTCTGAAGAAAGGCATACCAAGAAacagttttctttggaaaatgttcaAGAGGGAGAGCTTTTACATGATGGTAAGACATTAGCTGGAAGTGTAATCATTGACCTATCTGATTCTTCTACTGATACCGAAAATTTAAGTCCAGATGTAAAAGACACTACTGAGGAAATGGAATACAACATCCTTGTAAACTTTTTTAAAACCATGGGCTATTCCCAAGAAATTGTAGAAAAGGTCATTAGGGAGTATGGGCCATCTACTGAACCATTATTACTCTTGGaggaaattgaaaaggaaaataaaagattccAAGAAGACAGAGAATTTCCACCTGGTACTGTGTATCCAGAGACCAAGAGAACCAAAAATAAAGGTGTTTGTAGCAGCATAAATGAGCTTACAGCAGATTCCACTCCAAAGAaaacacagactcacacacagcAAAATATGGTAGAAAATTTTTCTCAGTTACCATTCAAAGTAGAATCGAAACCATGTACCTCAAATTGCAAAATTAATACTTTGAGAACGGTGCCAATAGAACAGAAACAAGAAATCTGGAGTTCAAATCAGAACTACATTTGTAATATAGACCTTGAAACTGATGGCCTTTTACCCTCTCTAGCCCCTTCCAGTCCCAAAGAAATTGTCAATTTTGTTTCAAGAGGAGCTTCAAGTCACCAGCCCAGAATTCCAGTTTCTCCTGAAAATGGTGTGCAGCAGCAAGCAGAACCCTTGCTTCCAAATAATATGAAGTCTGCCTGTGAAAACCGCTCGAGGTGTTGTACCTCTCCTCAGTCTAAGCCAAATTGTCCACCCCTTTCTCCACCAATGCCGCTGCCCCAACTGTTACCTTCAGTTACTGATGCAAGGTTGGCAGGACCTTCTGAGCATATCGATTCCTCGGTTACTGGAGTTCAAAGATTTCGAGATACTCTGAAAGTGCCCTACAAGCTGGAATTAAAAAATGAACCAGGGAGGACGGATTTGAAGCACATTGTTATAGATGGGAGCAATGTTGCAATTAC CCATGGTCTGAAAAAGTTCTTTTCTTGTCGTGGAATTGCGATTGCGGTTGAATATTTTTGGAAGCTTGGCAACAGAAACATCACTGTATTTGTCCCGCAGTGGAGAACAAGGCGTGATCCTAATGTCACAG AACAGCACTTCTTAACCCAGCTCCAGGAGCTCGGAATATTATCTTTAACTCCTGCACGGATGGTCTTTGGAGAAAGAATTGCTTCTCATGATGACAG GTTTCTACTACACTTAGCAGACAAAACTGGTGGCATAATTGTAACAAATGATAACTTCAGAGAATTTGTGACTGAGTCAGCCTCTTGGagagaaataattacaaaaag ATTGCTCCAGTATACCTTTGTGGGGGACATATTTATGGTCCCTGATGATCCTCTGGGAAGAAGTGGACCTCGATTAGAAGAATTTCTTCGGAAGGAAGTCTTCCTTAG AGATATGCAGCCCCTACTCAATGCCCTGCCAAATGTGGGCATGTTTGACCCCAACTTCAGAGTCCCTGGCACCCAGGCAGCCAGCACCAGCCACCAGCCTCCAGCCCGGATTCAGGGCACCCCACCCAGCCACTGGCTTCCTCAGCAACCCCGCTTCCCACTTTTGCCAAACCTTCCCAACATCCAGCAGAATCTGCCCATGCCAGCACAGAGATCTTCTGCGGAAACCAACGAGCTAAGGGAAGCCCTTCTGAAGATCTTCCCTGACTCAGAGCAAAGACTGAAAATCGACCAGATCTTGGCAGCTCATCCGTACATGAAAGACCTGAACGCGCTTTCCGCCATGGTGTTGGACTGA